A single genomic interval of Granulicella tundricola MP5ACTX9 harbors:
- a CDS encoding Crp/Fnr family transcriptional regulator — protein MTGFDPAAFLMSAGLGRRIVKVKAKHNFFAQGDVADCVFYLQGGRAKLTVMSSRGKEATILLLNPNDFVGEDSLAGVPGPRLATATALTQCVAMKIERVEMIRVMHEEHAFSDMFLKFLIARSIRTQADLVDQLFNSSEKRLARILLLMAEFGMPGEPESLIPKITQETLAEMIGTTRSRVSFFMNRFRKLGFIDYNGRITVHKSLLNVVLHD, from the coding sequence ATGACCGGTTTCGATCCAGCGGCTTTCCTGATGAGTGCAGGATTGGGACGGCGGATTGTGAAGGTGAAAGCCAAGCACAACTTCTTTGCCCAGGGTGATGTGGCGGACTGCGTGTTTTATCTGCAAGGCGGCCGCGCGAAGCTGACGGTGATGTCTTCCCGTGGGAAAGAAGCGACGATCCTGCTGCTGAACCCGAACGACTTTGTGGGTGAGGACTCGCTGGCCGGCGTACCGGGGCCGAGACTCGCGACGGCGACGGCGCTGACGCAGTGTGTGGCGATGAAGATTGAACGGGTAGAGATGATCCGGGTGATGCATGAAGAGCACGCCTTCTCCGATATGTTTCTGAAGTTTCTCATCGCGCGCAGTATCCGGACGCAGGCGGACCTGGTGGATCAACTGTTCAATTCCAGCGAGAAGAGGCTGGCGCGGATTCTGCTGCTGATGGCGGAGTTCGGCATGCCAGGGGAGCCGGAGTCGCTGATTCCGAAGATTACGCAGGAGACGCTGGCGGAGATGATCGGGACGACGCGGTCGCGGGTGAGCTTTTTTATGAACCGGTTCCGGAAGCTTGGATTTATTGATTACAACGGGCGGATTACGGTACACAAGTCCCTGTTGAATGTGGTGCTGCATGACTGA
- a CDS encoding response regulator: MGALRTNVLLVEDDVALRTLFSIILARSGYAVRSAEDGFAALVEMRRDVPDILLSDLYMEGMSGFELLSVVRRRFPGIQVVAMSSAYSGVAVPDGIAADAFYAKGANPGALLDIVADVKELLSGAPSRENSGLVPVWLARDTADGVKERFVLLSCTECLRGFAQVAANGALKVHSAECVYCGQPIRYAFV, encoded by the coding sequence ATGGGAGCTTTGAGGACGAACGTTCTGCTGGTGGAAGATGACGTCGCGCTTCGGACCTTATTTTCGATCATCCTGGCGCGGTCTGGGTACGCGGTGCGCTCCGCCGAGGATGGGTTTGCGGCGCTGGTGGAGATGCGGCGCGATGTGCCGGATATTCTGCTATCCGACCTGTATATGGAGGGGATGAGCGGGTTTGAGTTGCTGTCCGTGGTGCGGAGGCGGTTTCCGGGAATCCAGGTGGTGGCGATGAGCAGTGCCTACTCCGGGGTGGCTGTGCCGGATGGGATTGCGGCGGATGCGTTCTATGCGAAGGGCGCGAATCCGGGAGCGCTGCTGGACATTGTGGCGGATGTAAAGGAGCTACTGAGCGGAGCGCCGAGCCGGGAGAACAGCGGGCTGGTGCCGGTGTGGCTGGCGAGGGATACGGCGGACGGAGTCAAGGAGCGGTTTGTGCTGTTGAGCTGCACGGAGTGCCTGCGGGGGTTCGCGCAGGTGGCTGCGAATGGGGCGCTCAAGGTGCATTCGGCCGAGTGCGTTTATTGCGGACAGCCGATCCGGTATGCGTTTGTTTGA
- a CDS encoding radical SAM protein, whose product MDINEIRTKVAARQRITPEDAAYLWQNATNEELQALASQVRDRFHPAGSCTYMIMRIINYTNVCVAQCDYCAFYRLPSQDGGYVMQQAEVFAKLDELLQLGGDLAAFNGGFNPALPLAYYCDLFAAIRARYGDSLEFYALTIAEFMYLADHARLSYPETAQRFKAAGVRWITGGGSEILTEDFRRRHSKFKYTVAQYFEAQTAIVAAGLKTTATMVIGFDETLAERLEHLERTRQFQDQTNGLASFLCWTYKPYFTQIGGIEITTQEYLRHLALSRIYLDNVPRIRTSVLTQNERALEGLLYGADDFDLPIEDEVTQKAGATIDLHFDKILAYARTLGFTPTYRHVPQPEPVCSQV is encoded by the coding sequence GTGGACATCAACGAAATCCGCACCAAAGTCGCCGCCCGCCAACGCATCACCCCGGAAGACGCCGCATACCTCTGGCAAAACGCCACCAACGAAGAACTCCAGGCCCTGGCCTCCCAGGTCCGAGACCGCTTCCACCCCGCAGGATCATGCACCTACATGATCATGCGCATCATCAACTACACCAACGTCTGTGTAGCCCAGTGCGACTACTGCGCCTTCTACCGCCTCCCCTCGCAAGACGGCGGCTACGTCATGCAGCAAGCCGAAGTCTTCGCCAAACTAGACGAACTCCTGCAATTAGGAGGCGACCTGGCGGCCTTCAACGGAGGCTTCAACCCCGCCCTCCCCCTCGCCTACTACTGCGACCTCTTCGCCGCCATCCGCGCCCGTTACGGAGACTCCCTCGAGTTCTACGCCCTCACCATAGCCGAGTTCATGTACCTCGCCGACCACGCCAGGCTCTCCTACCCCGAAACCGCCCAGCGTTTCAAAGCCGCAGGAGTCCGCTGGATCACCGGAGGAGGCTCGGAGATCCTCACCGAGGACTTCCGCCGCCGCCACAGCAAGTTCAAGTACACCGTAGCCCAGTACTTTGAAGCCCAGACCGCCATCGTAGCCGCCGGCCTCAAAACCACCGCCACCATGGTCATAGGCTTTGACGAGACCCTCGCAGAGCGCCTCGAACACCTCGAACGCACCCGCCAGTTCCAAGACCAAACCAACGGCCTCGCTAGCTTCCTCTGCTGGACCTACAAGCCCTATTTCACCCAGATAGGCGGCATCGAGATCACCACCCAGGAGTATCTCCGCCACCTCGCTCTCAGCCGTATTTACCTCGATAACGTCCCCCGCATCCGCACCTCCGTCCTCACCCAGAACGAGCGCGCGCTCGAAGGCCTCCTCTACGGCGCGGACGACTTCGACCTTCCCATAGAAGACGAGGTCACCCAGAAAGCCGGAGCCACCATAGACCTCCACTTCGACAAGATCCTCGCTTACGCCCGCACCCTCGGCTTCACCCCCACCTACCGCCACGTCCCCCAGCCCGAACCGGTGTGCTCACAGGTGTAG
- a CDS encoding TonB-dependent receptor has translation MIVTATRSTIPLGATAKTTYELSSSDLHNYPSPVLDDTLRQHAGFELFRRSSSRTQNPTSQGISLRGLGSTAVSRTLVLEDGAPLNDPFGGWIHWNEAPTSSIDSITIVTGGGSDLYGSSALGGVIDVTPSPIAPTLYELSAIGGSQDTSNIEARADHKFITASGESLHTAGYVITTPASAGLVDVPANVHSESLHTEIGRRAFTTNRFFATGNLFNEARGNGTPLTNNATRLWRYLAGYDTPPEARIPFRARLFGSEEGYRQSFSAIAANRNSENLTRQQRSHTQELGATADATFHTRFLTLVTGADARDIRGLDNEVPYTAGHTNGLFNVNARQRFIGGFAELLAQKGPWSGAASIRVDAAQNLDNHTLTKTLTTSTPATYPNRTEYVPSPRLGLVRTFGPRLNLHASAFRAFRTPTINELYRTGQVGQETTLANPALSSERATGVEAGAQLTSPNHQLQATYFWTEINRPVSTVLLTQTATTITDQRQNLGQIQSRGVEIAATLYRTHPISADIGYQYALATVTSFTPQPKLVGNWIPDVPRQSATAQLHARRPRWGDLTLAARASGMVFDDSANTFILRRFFTLDLSVRHPITHNLEAFALVQNLTNQRPDVSRTPVLTLGSPIFAEAGLRLNFNRSSF, from the coding sequence ATGATAGTCACCGCCACCCGCTCCACCATCCCCCTCGGTGCCACCGCCAAAACCACCTACGAGCTCAGCAGTTCAGACCTCCACAACTACCCATCCCCCGTCCTTGACGACACCCTCCGCCAGCACGCCGGCTTCGAGCTCTTCCGCCGCTCCAGCTCCCGCACCCAGAACCCCACCAGTCAGGGCATCTCCCTCCGAGGCCTGGGCTCCACAGCCGTCTCCCGCACCCTCGTCCTTGAAGACGGAGCCCCCCTCAACGACCCCTTCGGCGGCTGGATTCACTGGAACGAAGCCCCCACCTCCTCCATCGACTCCATCACCATCGTCACCGGCGGAGGCTCAGACCTCTACGGCTCCAGCGCCCTCGGCGGCGTCATCGACGTCACCCCCAGCCCCATCGCCCCCACCCTCTACGAACTCTCCGCCATAGGAGGCTCGCAAGACACGAGCAACATAGAAGCCCGCGCAGACCACAAATTCATCACCGCGTCCGGCGAATCCCTCCACACCGCCGGCTACGTCATCACCACCCCCGCCTCCGCCGGCCTCGTAGACGTCCCCGCCAACGTCCACTCCGAATCCCTCCACACAGAAATCGGACGCCGCGCCTTCACCACCAATCGCTTCTTCGCCACCGGTAACCTCTTCAACGAAGCCCGAGGCAACGGCACCCCCCTCACCAACAACGCCACCCGCCTCTGGCGCTACCTGGCCGGCTACGATACCCCGCCTGAAGCCCGCATCCCATTCCGAGCCCGCCTCTTCGGCAGCGAAGAGGGTTACCGCCAATCCTTCTCCGCCATAGCCGCCAACCGCAACTCAGAAAACCTCACCCGCCAACAGCGCAGCCACACCCAGGAGCTCGGAGCCACAGCCGACGCCACCTTCCACACCCGCTTCCTCACCCTCGTCACCGGAGCCGACGCACGCGACATCCGCGGCCTCGACAACGAAGTCCCCTACACCGCCGGCCACACCAACGGCCTCTTCAACGTCAACGCCCGCCAGCGCTTCATCGGAGGCTTCGCCGAGCTCCTAGCCCAAAAAGGCCCCTGGTCCGGAGCCGCCAGCATCCGCGTAGACGCCGCCCAGAACCTCGACAATCACACCCTTACCAAAACCCTCACCACCTCCACCCCCGCCACCTACCCCAACCGCACCGAGTACGTCCCCAGCCCCCGCCTCGGCCTCGTCCGCACCTTCGGCCCCCGCCTCAACCTCCACGCCTCCGCCTTCCGAGCCTTCCGCACCCCCACCATCAACGAGCTCTACCGCACCGGCCAGGTCGGTCAGGAAACCACCCTCGCCAACCCCGCCCTCTCGTCCGAACGAGCCACAGGCGTAGAAGCCGGAGCCCAGCTCACCAGCCCCAACCACCAGCTCCAGGCCACCTACTTCTGGACTGAGATCAACCGCCCCGTCTCCACCGTCCTCCTCACCCAGACCGCCACCACCATCACCGACCAGCGCCAGAACCTAGGCCAGATCCAATCCCGCGGCGTAGAAATCGCCGCCACCCTCTACCGCACCCACCCCATCAGCGCGGACATCGGCTACCAATACGCTCTCGCCACGGTCACCAGCTTCACCCCTCAACCCAAGCTGGTAGGGAACTGGATTCCCGACGTCCCCCGCCAATCCGCCACCGCCCAGCTCCATGCCCGCCGCCCCCGCTGGGGAGACCTCACCCTCGCCGCCCGGGCCTCCGGCATGGTCTTCGACGACTCCGCCAATACCTTCATCCTCCGCCGCTTCTTCACCCTGGACCTCTCCGTCCGCCACCCCATCACCCACAATCTCGAAGCCTTCGCCCTGGTCCAAAACCTGACCAACCAACGCCCCGACGTCTCCCGCACCCCCGTCTTAACCCTCGGCTCTCCCATCTTCGCCGAAGCCGGCCTCCGCCTGAACTTCAATCGTTCGTCATTCTGA